Genomic window (Chitinophagales bacterium):
ATTAGTAGAAATTATTAACAGGAAAAGTAAAGGGTAAAGAGTAAGATTTTAGTTTGTCATTAGTCAAAAAGACCGTTCGCAATGTTAATCCCTTTACCCATTACTACAAAAACTTGAACAGAACATTAAGCATAAAGCTTGTATTAAGGATAGATAAGTTAGTGTAGTATTACTTTTCACAAAAAACAATATTATGAGTAAAGTTATAGGAATTGACATTAGTAAACAAACATTTGATGTAGCATTATTAGACAGCAAAACTAGTAAATGGCAACATCATGTATTAGAAAACAACAAACTTGGATTTAAAAAGTTATGTAAGTTTATTTCAGAACAGAGTCATGTTGTAATGGAAGCAAGTGGCAGTTATTATCTACAATTAGCTTTGTATTTAGAAATGAATAATATAAAAGTAAGTGTAGTAAATCCTTTGGTTATAAGAAGATACAGTCAAATGAAACTTCAAAGAGCAAAGACAGATAAGAAAGACGCACAAACCATAGCAATGTATGGTATAGAACAAAATCCAGAGTTATGGCAATCTCAAGATAAAGAAGTAATGGAGTTAAAACAACTATATTCCACAATAGAGTTATTAAGTAAACAAGTAAGTCAGACACAACATCAGTTAGAAGCACATACGAGCAGTGGTATACTAAGTTCATCATTAAAGCAAGAACTAAATCAACATATAAAAACCCTAAAAAGAAGAAAAGAAAAATTAGAAACAAGATTTAGATTATTATCAGAACAAACATACGGAGACACTCTAGAGCGTTTAGCAACAATACCAGGTATAGGTAAAAAAACAGCCGTCATGTTAACTGTAATTACCAATAATTTTAAAAAATTTGATAATTATAGACAGTTAATTGCATATGTAGGACTAAGTCCGAGAAAGTATGAATCAGGAACAAGTGTGCGAGGCAGAGGACATATTTGTAAAATGGGACAATCGCAAATAAGGAAGTTATTGTATATGTGTAGTTGGTCAGCCAAGAAACTAAATAAAGCATGTATAGCAATGTATGAAAGATTAATTGCCAAAGGCAAAGCAGAAAGAGTAGTAAAAATAGCAATAGCTAATAAGTTATTAAAACAAGCCTTTGCAATAGCAAAAAATAAAGAAGTATATAATGAAAATTTTATGCAAAAAGTTTGTTTTTAAGCACAGAACATTGCGAATTTTTTGATGTACGAAAAAAATGTGGCAATCTCACACCATATCAGGTGTTTTCACTTGATATACAATTTAAATAAAGCTATAACCAATGAAAAACTATTTTTCTATATTACTATTTAGTTGCGTATTGCTTTTTTCATCATGCAATAAAGCCAAAAAAGAATGTCCAGGAGCCAAAAAAGCAACATTAAAAGATTTTACAGGATTTGATGGTTGCACTTGGATAATACAATTAGAAGATGGCACTTATTTAGAACCGAAAAACTTAGACAAATTCAACATTACACTAGAAGACAACAAAAAAGTTTGGATAAGGTACGAAACACAAATGGGAGCATCAATTTGTATGGTCGGCGACATAGTTAACTTGCTTTGCATAACAGAGCGATAGATTTATTTTTTAAAATTGAACTTATAACCTAAACCAAATTTTATACCCGAAATCTCTGTTTTACCAAACTCACCAAAGAAATATAGTTTTTCGTTTTTTGTAAACTTTTTATATCCAATAGCAAAACCCCAATTTACTTTAGTCCTATTAGTAATAATAGTTTCATTTAAAAATGCATCGTAATCAGTTGCTTTAAAATGATAAAAACCAATAAAAACTGGAAAGTATAATTCTCTATTATTTCCTTTACTTGATTTATTTCTTACATCATAAATCATTTGTAAAAACTGATATTTAGCTGTAAGGTTAAAAGAAGTTTCAAAATAGTTTTTTATACCTCCAACCGCAAAAGAACTTCCTATGCAAAAAGTATTGTGTAAATAATAATCTCCGTTTACTACTATAGATGGATAGGAAAATAAGGTTAAGAATTCTGCAAAAAAGTTATAATTATTTGGATTATAGTCTATATATCTAAATCCTACAGGATTAAAAAAACTTACTTGTACTGTTGCATCTTTTTTTTCTGATGAAAAGCTATTTTGAAAAATAACAAATAGTAAAATTAATAATGATTTTTTCATAAAAAATATAACTCCTTTGTTGTGCTTTCTAAAATTAAACCATCTTGAAAATAGAACCAAATTGTAAACCTCTGAGAGCTATTAGGTAATGGTCTTTCTTTTAATATTAATTCAAAAAATAATTGGTCAAAACCTGAAGAATTATGATAATAATCTCTATCTGAATTTGCAAATGTGTTGAGGTTTAAAGTCTTTGTTATGTTTATAATAGAGGTATCTGTTATACTATATGATTCTCCACGCTGATTAATAGTACTTAATACTTTAAATTTATTATTTAGATTATTTTCTGCTAATATGTTATTAAAATCATTATTACTTACTATTACAATACTATCTATTAAGTTTGTGTTTTTGTAATGTGTATAGTTAAAACACTTTTCAAAGGAATAGGCATAACAAGTATTGCCAAAAGAAAAGCTGTTGTTGTTTCTTGCAATTTTTGTGGCAGCAATATTTAAAATAACTGAAAAACTTAAATAGTCATTTTCATGAATAGTATCGATAGCTACAAAAGTATCATAATAATAATAATTTGATGAGTTAAAGAAATTTATAGAATCAATTTTAAACTCATAAGTGCCTAAATATTTACTTTCACAAGGATTACAAGCACTTAGTACTAATTGTATAAAAAAGTACATGGCAATAATCATTATTTTCTTAATTTCCATAGTATAGTTTTTATACTTAAATATACTATAAATATTTAAGACTAATATTGTCTAACTTTAAAATACCAAAGATTAATTATTTTAGCACAATATTTGATTCTACTTACAAATGAAAAGAACAATTTACCTTTCAATTATAGTTTTTACACTATTAACAGTTGCTTGTAATAGACCAAAAGACAAAACAACGCAACCGATAGTTGACAATAATCAAACAACTACCGATAGTATTTATAACAGCAATCCAAAGGTAATGGCATTGCTACAAAATATTTACAATAACGAATTGCCATTTGAGTTTCTCTCTGCTAAAATGAAAACCAAAGCACAAATGGGAAACATCAACCAAAGTTTTAATACACAATTGCGTTGGCACAAAAACAATAAAATTTGGATGTCTATGTCGCTCTTTGGATTTGAAGGTGCAAGAGTTTTAATTGAACCTGATAGTGTTTTTATTGTAGATAGATTAAATAAAAGGAACATTGTTCAACCACTTTCTTTCATCAAAGAAAAAACACAAGCCAATTTATCTTTTAGAGATATAGAAAAAATACTATTAGGATTGCCTTTCTTAATTGATGCAAGTAAATTACAGTTAGATGAAACGCAAGCCAACACAACACTCAAAGCAATAGACAATAGGTTTACTACAATAATAGTATTAAACAAACAAAACTTAATTCAAAGCATACAAATCAACGATAAAATGATGCAGCAAAATATATATTCATCTTATGACGATTATCAAACAATAAATAATAAACATTTTGCGTATAAAAGGAGTTTGAAAATTGTAAGTCAAAACAATACCTTTGCAATGGATGTTGAGTTCCAAAATATTGACATATTAAAAGCACTTGATTTTCCGTTTTCTTTAAATGAAAAGTATTCGTTTGAGTAATAGTCGCAACATAGCTGTTTTTGTAATTATTAGTATAATAACTGGTTTTGCTTTTGCTCAAAATAGTAAAACACAATTACAAAAAAAACGCGACCAAATTTTAAATGAAATTGCTCAGACAAAAAAATTACTCAATCAAACTAAAGCGAATAAAGATGCTTCTTTGGCAGATTTAAATTCGGTAAACAAACAAATATCACTACAACGAAATTTGGTAAACAACACACAAAAGCAAGTCAACGAGTATCAAACCCAAATCAACCAAAAACAAAATTTAATTGAAGAAAAGCAAAAAGACTTATCTAAACTCAAAGATGAATATGCTCAAGCAATTGTATTAACCTATAAACAAAGTAAGTTTGCCAATAAATTATTATTTATTATTAGTGCCGATTCTTTTTCCGAAGCATTAAGAAGAGTAAATTACTTAAGACGATATGCCGTTTTTAGAAATCAACAAGCAGAAGAAATACAAGTAGCACAAAAAGAAATTACGAGTACAATACAAATCATCGAACAAAAAAAGAAAGATAAAGTAGCACTTCTAACAACTCAAGTAGGCGAAAAAGATGAACTAAATAAAACCTTAGAAACCAAAAACAAAATAGTTCAAGATTTAAAAGGCAAAGAAAAAGAACT
Coding sequences:
- a CDS encoding IS110 family transposase, with translation MSKVIGIDISKQTFDVALLDSKTSKWQHHVLENNKLGFKKLCKFISEQSHVVMEASGSYYLQLALYLEMNNIKVSVVNPLVIRRYSQMKLQRAKTDKKDAQTIAMYGIEQNPELWQSQDKEVMELKQLYSTIELLSKQVSQTQHQLEAHTSSGILSSSLKQELNQHIKTLKRRKEKLETRFRLLSEQTYGDTLERLATIPGIGKKTAVMLTVITNNFKKFDNYRQLIAYVGLSPRKYESGTSVRGRGHICKMGQSQIRKLLYMCSWSAKKLNKACIAMYERLIAKGKAERVVKIAIANKLLKQAFAIAKNKEVYNENFMQKVCF
- a CDS encoding DUF4292 domain-containing protein, which codes for MKRTIYLSIIVFTLLTVACNRPKDKTTQPIVDNNQTTTDSIYNSNPKVMALLQNIYNNELPFEFLSAKMKTKAQMGNINQSFNTQLRWHKNNKIWMSMSLFGFEGARVLIEPDSVFIVDRLNKRNIVQPLSFIKEKTQANLSFRDIEKILLGLPFLIDASKLQLDETQANTTLKAIDNRFTTIIVLNKQNLIQSIQINDKMMQQNIYSSYDDYQTINNKHFAYKRSLKIVSQNNTFAMDVEFQNIDILKALDFPFSLNEKYSFE